A window of Pelagicoccus enzymogenes genomic DNA:
TCGGCAACAAGCCCGACCCCAACACCCCCTTCAGCAACTTCGAGTACTACAAGGGCGTGAAGGACAAGTCCGAGGCCCTCGGCTTCAATCTCGAAGCCCTCAAGTTCGACTCTGGCGAGATCTCCTCCGAACGCTTTGCCAGCATCCTGCGCCATCGCGGCGTCAAGGGCGTCGTCTTCGCCCTAGCCAGCGGACACTGGATATTCACCCAACCCATCTTCGAACTGCCCGAATTCGCCTACGTATCACTCGGCTACAATTTCGCCCACACGCCGGTCAACTGCATCATGCCGGACAACTACCACTCCATCACTGTCGCCTTCCGTACCGCCCTCGATCGCGGCCACAAGCGAATCGGCCTCGCCGTCTCCAAAACGCAAAACGAACGCATCGACTACGCCTTCACCGACAGCTTCCGCCGTATCGCTTTGGAAAACGGAATCGATCCGGACGCAATGATCCACCTCTTCCGCCACGAAACCGAAGAAGAGCGTGCCTGTATCGACGAGAAAATGACCGCATGGATGCAGCAAGCCCAACCCGACGTCGTTATCGGCGAACTCGGAACCCGCCCGCACCTGCAAAAGATACTGGATCGCGAAGGCAAGACCATCGGCAAAGACCT
This region includes:
- a CDS encoding LacI family DNA-binding transcriptional regulator codes for the protein MNQNFRVTQADIARKVGCSQVTVSRALNDDHRVAEDLKNTIKQTADQLGYRPDPMLRALVTSRRYLNAKSANASIAFVYVGNKPDPNTPFSNFEYYKGVKDKSEALGFNLEALKFDSGEISSERFASILRHRGVKGVVFALASGHWIFTQPIFELPEFAYVSLGYNFAHTPVNCIMPDNYHSITVAFRTALDRGHKRIGLAVSKTQNERIDYAFTDSFRRIALENGIDPDAMIHLFRHETEEERACIDEKMTAWMQQAQPDVVIGELGTRPHLQKILDREGKTIGKDLPFICLDIRARLNGDDSGLIGNRELMGQRAVENIASQITRNHAGLPRTYERLLVQSTWHDGETF